The window atataatactactgtattatacatacatataatactactgtattatatgtatgtagtattatacatacatataatacagtagtattatatgtatgtataatacagtagtattatatgtatgtataatactactgtattatatgtatgtataatacagtagtattattatattatataatactactgtattatacatacatataatactactgtattatatgtatgtagtattatacatacatataatacagtagtattatatgtatgtataatacagtagtattatatgtatgtataatactactgtattatatgtatgtataatacaGTAGTATTGAATACATGTGTTTGAAACCTTATATACATCTTAGACTTTTACTCCACTGTGTTGCACTATTAACTCCTCTACctggtaatttatttatttggttacttttttgAAGGTATATatcattaatatttttgtggATCTAATTCAAAGATTATTAGATACAGAAACAAAATCCATATGTCCTGTTCCAACATGGTTTCATGATATGAgaagacacaaagaaaaacaagacattcaacataaaacaaacacaatcctGAAATCCAGAAACACATCACCACTGTtcaaaaacacagttaaaataacaatataattgCACATTTCATTGTAAATATGGTATCCTGTTCAATAGAAAAGTCCAAGCCTGACTTTCTCTCTCATATTCCGACAGGatatattactatatatatccttattattattatatatatattactatagATTGTGCTACTCAGCAGtatacaaagaaaagaaaatgagccACACATTTTCCATCTGTAACAATAAAGTATAATAATCTAAATAAAGTAATACATAACGTTATATTATTCTAAAATGGGTCACTGCATGCTGACTACTTTTAGTATATGTTGATGGtaatacttttgtacatttaagTATGATTTTTAATGCAGTACTTCTATTTGTAACAGATCATTTCTAGCCTGTAGTACtgctacatttacttaagtcaaattaatttacttcttccaccactgatgaacCACCAAAAGCTTCTATAGCGGGTTGTCTGTGCCTCGCTTTTGTAACTTAAATCAAAttcataaaacagaaatactaAGGTTATGTGCaataacctcaaaattgtaattaaaacccttcatatttgtttttattttaacttgttGCCCATCTGTAAACAAAGTGAAGAGGATTGTTTGTAGATTCAGACAGATACAGATCATCAGAACTGGCACATTTCTGGACTTTTTCCTTGTAAACATCTCATCTACTCCTGtatgttgtgtttctgtgtcacaTATTGATTGATATATTTCATATTGACATATTTCAGGCAAAGCCTTGCAGCAGGATCTGTCCTGATGGAGAACCTGCTTCTCAGGTGTCCCCGCCTCAGTCCCACAGTGACTTCAGTCATCCGGTGTACAAAGAGATCGCCGTGGCTAACGGACACATCAACCGCATGTCCAAGGACGAGCTGCGGATCAAGCTGGCAGAGCTGAAGCTCGACACGAGGTCATAcagtatagatatatatatagatatatagatatatagatatatagatatagatatagatatatatatagagagagagagagagccttaTTGATTCTTGGTGGGGAAACAGTTGTTGCAGCACAAGGACAGGATAAGTACAGATAAACTGAGGAAGCAATACCGTATATTTTAAGTATAACATCTCCATGCGCAGTTCTATCTCATAAGTTGTCAGAACATTAAGACCCAGAGACCATAGAAAATCCATGTTacgatttggtttcaaaaacttttgaaatttccagatttctgtgagatatAACACCAGTATCATCTTCTATAGACGGGCCGTTTCTATGCTAACAGATGTCATGTTATGAACCTGTTTcctaaacttcttcttcttcttctctgtgtgtgttagagGTGTGAAGGACGTGATGAAGAAGCGGTTGAAGAGTCACTATAAGAAGCAGAAGCTGATGCAGACGGCTGCTGACGGAGGACCCACAGACACCTACTACGACTACATCTGCGTGGTGGACTTTGAAGCAACGTGTGAAGAGGATAATCCTGCAGACTTCCTGCATGAGATCATTGAGTTCCCCATGGTTCTTATCAACACCCACACCTTAGAAATTGTAAGTTGAGTTAGTGAtgttctcttgtttttttcatttcttttggcttcatgaatgttttctttcttctgtttATTCTGCAGGTGGACTCCTTTCAGGAATATGTGAAACCAGATTTGAACCCACAGCTTTCAGACTTTTGTGTGAAGTTAACAGGAATAACACAGGTTGGTTCAGCACCATTTATTGCAAAGTGTTCTATTAATCTGGAGTTTTGTCTCCATGAatgaaatgttgttgtttttgatcaGAAAATGGTGGATGAAGCAGAGCCGTTCTCAGACGTCCTGCAGCGAGTCGTCGCTTGGCTTCAGGAGAGAGAACTCGGCACAAAGTACAAATATGCCATTCTAACTGACGGGTAGGTTCTTTAATTCAATAATGCTGCAGAATCTGaactgtttgtgtctcttctggTCAGTTTTGTGAAATCTTAATGGTTTCTACGCCTTCTTTAGGGCCTGGGACATGAGCAAGTTCCTCAACATCCAGTGCAGAATCAGCCGCATCAGATATCCGCAGTTCGCAAAGAAGTGGATCAACATTAGGAAATCATACGGGAACTTCTACAaggtttgtgttgtttgtttttaaagatattttttggccatgtttgggctttattgataggacagagtgaggaggagacagagggaagatgTGAAGGAAAAAGCTCCGAGTCGATTGGAACCCGGGCCGCCGGCTCACGAGGACTATGCCTCTATGGCACGCTCTACCGGGACGCCCTACCGGGACGCTCTACCGGGACGCCCAGGGTTTGGGTTCTAAATAGCTTTTCAGCTTCTGATGACCACATTTGTTCAGTACGAggcaaaataaatgcaaaacaagTCCTAAGCAATCTATTTATCACAACGAGTAAATATGTTCCGTATTTATTATCGTCCCACAGAAACTGCA of the Centropristis striata isolate RG_2023a ecotype Rhode Island chromosome 22, C.striata_1.0, whole genome shotgun sequence genome contains:
- the eri1 gene encoding 3'-5' exoribonuclease 1 — encoded protein: MDEHKENINAEDVNVKMSNTREEEKAKPCSRICPDGEPASQVSPPQSHSDFSHPVYKEIAVANGHINRMSKDELRIKLAELKLDTRGVKDVMKKRLKSHYKKQKLMQTAADGGPTDTYYDYICVVDFEATCEEDNPADFLHEIIEFPMVLINTHTLEIVDSFQEYVKPDLNPQLSDFCVKLTGITQKMVDEAEPFSDVLQRVVAWLQERELGTKYKYAILTDGAWDMSKFLNIQCRISRIRYPQFAKKWINIRKSYGNFYKVPRTQTKLSTMLEKLGLKYEGRPHSGLDDSRNIARIALRMLQDGCQLRVNERMHAGQLLSVPGSAPVEGAPPPHTPRSRD